The sequence AGGTTGCTCACGAGATAGGCGATCTCCTTCCACGTCACGGCGCTGAAGACGGCCCGTACGGGGGGAGGTCGATCGTTGTCGGGTACGGCATGGCTCATGGTCATGCGCCACACCCTGTCAAGTACGACCCGCTGATGCCATGGGGTGGCCGGGGTGCTGTGAACGGGGGATAACCCCACCCCGTGTGAGGCAGGCCCTAGACTCCCGTCCGTACCAGATCGTCGACAGTGACCGAGGAGCGAGGAACGGACGTGCCTGAACCAACGGTATCGACCGTAACCGTGCTCGCGGCGGACTACTTCCGGAGTTATTCGGTCGTAGGTCTACTGGCCGCCCTCGGTGTGCTTTTCGTGGCCGTCGCCTTCGGCGCGGGCCGCCTGCTGCGGCCCGTCGTCCCGACCCCCGAGAAGCTGCTGACCTACGAATGCGGTGTGGACCCGGTCGGCGAGGGCTGGGCGCACACCCAGGTCCGCTACTACGTCTACGCGTTCCTCTACGTCATCTTCGCCGTCGACTCGATCTTCCTGTTCCCGTGGGCGACGGTGTTCGCCGCCGCCGGTTACGGCGCCACGACCCTGGTGGAGATGTTCATCTTCCTGGGCTTCCTGGCCGTCGGCCTGCTCTATGCGTACAAGAAGGGCGTCCTCGAATGGACGTGACACCGGCTGTGACGCCGACCGAGGGCGTGCTGCTCCCGGAGCCCAAGCGCCTCGGAGTCCTCTCCCGCCTGGCCCCGGAACCGATGAAGGTGGTCCTGAACTGGGGCCGCCGGTACAGCCTGTGGGTCTTCAACTTCGGCCTGGCCTGCTGCGCGATCGAGTTCATCGCCGCGTCCATGGCCCGGCACGACTTCATCCGGCTGGGTGTGATCCCCTTCGCGCCGGGGCCGCGTCAGGCCGACCTGATGATCGTCTCGGGCACCGTCACCGACAAGATGGCCCCGGCCGTGAAGCGGCTCTACGAGCAGATGCCGGAGCCGAAGTACGTCATCTCCTTCGGCGCCTGCTCCAACTGCGGCGGCCCGTACTGGGACTCGTACTCCGTGACCAAGGGCGTCGACCAGATCATCCCGGTCGACGTCTACGTGCCCGGCTGCCCGCCGCGTCCCGAAGCCCTTCTCCAGGGCATCCTCAAGCTCCAGGAGAAGATCGCCCGCGAGTCGCTGGCCGAGCGCTACGCCGTCGGGCCGTCCGTGGCCCAGCTGACCAGCGGCCTGGTCACGCCCCCGCCGGCACCCGCGCAGGGGGCGGGCGCGTGAACCTCTACGACTCCCTCCCCGACGCGGCGCCGACGGTCTTCGGAGCCGAGGCCGTCGCCGAGTTCTCGTACGACGTCCTCACGGTGGACGTGCCCGTCGGCAGCTGGATCTCCGCCCTCGAAATCGCCCGGGACAAGCTGGGCTGCACCTACTTCGACTGGCTGAGCGCGGTGGACGAGCCCGGCACCGGCTTCCGGATCTGCGCGCACGTCGCGTCGTTGGAGAACCACCGGGTCCGCCGACTGCTGCTGCGCACGACCGTCCCGCACAGCGCCGCCTCCCTCCCGTCCGCGGTCGCCGTCTACGCCGGCGCGGAATGGCACGAGCGCGAGACCTTCGAGATGTTCGGCGTGACCTTCACCGACCACCCGCACCTCGTCCCGCTCCTCCTCCCCGAGAACTTCGAGGGACACCCGCTGCGCAAGGACTTCGTCCTGGCCGCGCGCGTCGCCAAGGCCTGGCCCGGTGCCAAGGAGCCCGGCGAGGCCCACGACCCGGACGCGCCCAAGCGCCGCCAGATGCTCCCGCCGGGCGTACCGGACCCCAACGACTGGGGCCCGATGAAGGGCCAGCTCCCGCCGGCCCCGGCCCGTCCGGCCCGCACCGCGCGTGCGGCCGGCGCGGCGGGCGCCGCCGCGCGTACCCCGCGCGAGGGTGCTCCGGTCCGCCGTACCCGCTCGGTCACCGAGGGCTCGGCCACCCAGCCCCCGGCCGACGCGGCCACCGGGGCGGCGGAGGAGGCTCCGCCTCGCCCGCCGCGCCGTACCCGCTCGGTGTCGGAGGGCTCGGCGAGCCAGTCGACCCCGGCCGTGGCGGCTCCGGAGGAATCGGCGGAAGCCGCGCCTCGCCCGCCGCGCCGTACCCGTTCGGTCGCCGACGGCTCGGCGAGCCAGACCCCGGCCCCGGCCGCCCCGGACTCCGGGGAGAGCGAGGCGCCGCCGCGCCGCCCCGCCCCGCGCAGCTCGGACGCCCCCTGGCACGATCCGAAGCCTGCCTTCGAGGAGCCGAAGGCTCCGGCGAAGCCGCGACCGGAGACACCTCCGGAGACCTCACCGGAGTCGGACGCGACCTCGGGGTCCGACCCCAGGACCACCCCGACCACCGACCCCACCCCCGACCCCGACAACGGAGGCGACGCGTGAACGACGTCCTCGACGTCGCCCTGCGGCTGATCGTCGTCTTCGCCGTCTTCCTCGTGCTCCCGCTCGTCGTCGGGCAGACCGAGCACAAGGTGATGGCCCACATGCAGGGCCGCCTCGGCCCCATGTACGCCGGCGGCTTCCACGGCTGGGCCCAGCTCGTCGCCGACGGCGTGAAGTTCGCGCAGAAGGAAGACATCGTTCCGGCGGGCGCCGACCGGCGCATCTTCCAGCTCGCCCCCGCCGTCGCCCTGCTGCCCTACCTCCTCGTCCTGTTGGTCATCCCGATCGGCCCCGGCGAGGGTGCCGTCGGCCAGGTCATCGACGCGGGCCTGTTCTTCGCGCTCGCCGTCATGGGCGTCGGAGTCCTCGGCTCCCTGATGGCCGGCTGGGCCTCCGCGAACAAGTTCTCCCTGCTCGGCGGCCTGCGCACCGCGGC comes from Streptomyces virginiae and encodes:
- a CDS encoding NADH-quinone oxidoreductase subunit A, with the translated sequence MPEPTVSTVTVLAADYFRSYSVVGLLAALGVLFVAVAFGAGRLLRPVVPTPEKLLTYECGVDPVGEGWAHTQVRYYVYAFLYVIFAVDSIFLFPWATVFAAAGYGATTLVEMFIFLGFLAVGLLYAYKKGVLEWT
- a CDS encoding NADH-quinone oxidoreductase subunit B, which produces MDVTPAVTPTEGVLLPEPKRLGVLSRLAPEPMKVVLNWGRRYSLWVFNFGLACCAIEFIAASMARHDFIRLGVIPFAPGPRQADLMIVSGTVTDKMAPAVKRLYEQMPEPKYVISFGACSNCGGPYWDSYSVTKGVDQIIPVDVYVPGCPPRPEALLQGILKLQEKIARESLAERYAVGPSVAQLTSGLVTPPPAPAQGAGA
- a CDS encoding NADH-quinone oxidoreductase subunit C yields the protein MNLYDSLPDAAPTVFGAEAVAEFSYDVLTVDVPVGSWISALEIARDKLGCTYFDWLSAVDEPGTGFRICAHVASLENHRVRRLLLRTTVPHSAASLPSAVAVYAGAEWHERETFEMFGVTFTDHPHLVPLLLPENFEGHPLRKDFVLAARVAKAWPGAKEPGEAHDPDAPKRRQMLPPGVPDPNDWGPMKGQLPPAPARPARTARAAGAAGAAARTPREGAPVRRTRSVTEGSATQPPADAATGAAEEAPPRPPRRTRSVSEGSASQSTPAVAAPEESAEAAPRPPRRTRSVADGSASQTPAPAAPDSGESEAPPRRPAPRSSDAPWHDPKPAFEEPKAPAKPRPETPPETSPESDATSGSDPRTTPTTDPTPDPDNGGDA